The nucleotide window ttttccacatgtttcttgaaatgtggtgcccagaactggacacaatactccaactgaagcctgatcagcacagagtagagtggaagaatgacttctcatgtcttgctcacaacacacctgttaatgcatcccagtcacatttgctttctttgcaacagcatcacactgctgcctcatatttaacttgtggttcactataacccctagatccctttctgccatactccttcccagaccgtcgcttcccattctgtatgtgtgaaactgattgttcataATAGTCTATTTTTTGAGACtgtccaaatttcttggtcaaagTAATGTCAGAGTCTAGACTCCAGAGAAAAATAAGCAAATCAAGATTTTAGAGTCCATTCAAAACCATTTGATAGTCCAGATTTGGTCAGTGTATTGACTACCCCAGCTTTTGAGCCTCAGAAGAAAAGGTGCTAGGGAATACACTATCAAGTTCAGCAGTATTGGAATTGAACATGGGAGCAGGAAACAAAAAAGTTAGAGGAAGGCAGTCAAAGTTTAATTGTCTCTAAATGTCATTACAAAAAAtcattagtacaggcagtccccgggttacgtacaagatagggactgtaggtttgttcttaagttgaatttgtatgtaagtcggaactggtacatattgtaggggaaactctagccaaacattttttttagttttggatagcatagggaaaggttaactcccctctaatgtttgttttgctgtctgttcccctgttcagaagatttcacatctatttctgtccctgtgacaaactcaggactaaaggagtaactcatcaaataccaaacagctctgcaccatgctttgaactaatagctttatttccacacaccacccagggttctaggaggagggtcctttttttgctaacacaatgaggccagcactttgttttggtggagtctttgtttgcccagggagcccagcatgtatagggggaggaggggctgagaggctgcttttgtctgctgttccgcagcctcttgctcaggggagggggcagcctgttgctggcagggggggaggggggaggcgtgcaggatgcgaggccacggggggggggggcagcgggcatggggaggcacttttcctctgcccggcagctctgcaggaccccagtcggagccggccggaggaggaggaggatcctaggacccaggtgagcgagccccgggaatgctgctgcgcatgtgtgggagttgcctcaccccgttcgtatctagggatccgacgtaagtcggatccacgtaagtcggggactgcctgtatttcatacACCTAAGATCACCAATAGCCTTTGGCAGGCTATTTTTATGGGTCTTTACCTAGAAAGCCAAGTGACAAATGCATTCAACTCAGAACTAAAATAGACATGACATATGCAGTGACTACACAGACAAATCCTTAAATGTGGATTTTTGAACTTGTTACTTTGAAGTTATGATTTCAGGGTCTTGTACTTCTTGTGAATTCAGAGAGATAAGGAGAAATTTGTGGTGACTGCAGATCACTATTGCACCCATTTACAATTTGTCACATGAACCAACATTCTCACATCCACTAGACAAAGTGATCATATTAATAAACGAAGGCCACAGCCAAACAGATAAAGTTATTGTCTTTAATTAAATGACTTTGGAAATAAtgttcatttccacatcaagatTTGGGAGCCCCAGTAAGATACATACAATTACATTCATAGTTTACTAATGCCAATATTACGAGCAGCAGATCTCTTCACATTGCAAACAGGATCAAGAAAGCAACCATCAGACAAAAGAGACCCATAGCTTCAGACAGGGCGAATCCCAGGATAGCATATGAAAATAGCTGCTGCTTCAGAGACGGATTTCTAGAAGAGAGTATTGAAGTATAAGATTGTTAGTCTGTGTATAAAACGGTTTATGTGAATGTTGTTTGATGCATTTGAGAGAGCCAGTTAAGGATTTTAAATATTACTTTCATACTACAAGTCCCCTACATTAGCAGTGAAAACACATTGCAACCCCACATAAATGTTAACAAAGCCCATCACAACATAGTGACTTCTGAGTAAGTTAACACTAGAATTAGGTTGTTAAACAGGGTATATTGATATGCAGTGTATCTATgatatttcccccctccccaaacatgAAGGCCTTATCTATAAGAGTGCAAAACCAAAAGAAGCTTTGACGATGGACATATCAACATATACAGAGTTCATATGCAGTAATTATCTACCAGTCTAAGATTTCTCTGGTTAATTCCCCTGGTATGTAAGGTACAAAACTGAGCATTACAAAGGGCTTGAACAGGTTATACATCCAGAATTATACTGAATGTCCCTGTAATATTTAGGTCACTTACAGATAAGCTGTAACAACTATTTATCTGCCTTACATGGCTTGTTAGCCCTCTTGGTGTTGCAAAACTGCAACTGAGTATCTTTTCCTTCCATGCTTCAAGTAGAGAGCAGAAAGTAATTCAGGATTAGTACCTTGTAACATCTGCCTCCCTTGGAagtggagggagggtggggggaataaAAAAACACTACAAATGCCAGTCTGAAACAATCCTCGTTTGTAGTACCAAGATATAGTACATTTTAGATTCCTGAATGGTAAATAAAACCAGGCTTTTAGTGCCAGGTTAACACTTCATAAGAGATTTGCAAATAGAAacaatgttgggttttttttttggtagtgGGTGGGTGAAAAGAAAGCAGCAACACTACTGCTAATTTAAGTCACTTCCTGCCTGTGCCAATTGTTTGTTTCCTTAGTAGCAGGAATTAGGGTTGTAAGCGAATAGTTGAGTTGATACtactgctgcctgtatcagaggcagcaaagcaagGGGTGGGAAgcaagagccagtgctcagggaagctggcttaaaagcagaggcagtagcacaggggagtggtggggggaagggcgagaAAGAAGGCTACCCATGGCAGGCCAGGCTTGCccaagcagaggctgctccacaggctCCCATTTGCAGCCAGCCCCAACCACCGGAGGTAGGGGCTGCTTCACGGAAGAAGCCCCATTAATAGGCTGCTGGACCCAGTCTGAGCCATGTCTGGGAGCTACCTctgctgccgctctgcattttaaatgtagtaagagcccagaagctcttattacatttaaaatgcagagattcAGCAGTTATGGACCTGGGTGAACCAGGACTGCTTGGTCGCAGCAGCCCTGTTCATGGTGACCCatgctggctgcaggcagggggctgcttcagcagcAAACCCTGGTTGTTGTGAACAGAGGctgcccaggctcattggttaaccatgtacaatTACACATTCACCATCCAGTTGGTTccctacaaaatattttaaagttataTTCAGTCTAGGATAGGTTTTGAAATCTGAGTTGAAACTGGCACTTAAACATGAAACCCTGATTTAGCTGTAGCTAGACGTAAGTCACCTAAGGTTTGCATTTACTGACATCTAatcttaggccttgtcttcactacgTGATGGATTGACtctgcaggagaaaaaaaaagaatccacCAGTGGTTGGTCTATTGCATCTACTTAAGACACAATGAATCGACCTCTGAGTTCTCTTCCATCAACTCCAGAACTCCACCAAGATGAAGAGTAGCCAAGTTGACAGGAAAGTAGCCCCAACTGACCTTACTGCATGAAAGACACCTCAGTAAGTACGTTAACTTCAACTATGTTATTTGCGTAGCTGACATTGCAAAGGTTAGATGGGTGCCAGGGGTGTAGCACACAGTAGGCCTTATATTTTGTCTGCACTTAGGACAAAAAAATGGTCCTTCATTAGGTGCTAAAAAAAAGTCATCTGAAAGACAAAAAAATTGCCGTAGCAAGCGGCAATGCGAACAGCTTGTTGTTGGCAAGAGCTCCATCCTGTGACAATGTGAACCCCACACAGAGGATGGAAGTAATCTTTTACAAGTGCCAACAGCCAGCATTTAAACTGCTACTTTTAGCAAGTAACGTCAACATGACCGTGTTGCTAAAAGCCACATGGTATAGACCAGCCTTAGAGATTCAGCACTTGTTCCTGGTGTGTCATTAACAAATATTCCATCTCACCAAGAACTTAACATGTTAGATAAATTATTCAAGGAGCTTTATTTCAATTCTACATGCAGATTGTTTTATGGGAAGATCATCAAGACTCTGCTACTAATCTACATCTTCAAATTTATCAATAGGTATATATCAGGGCTGGGTAAAATATGGCCTGCAAGCCAGATCTAGTCCATTGACCACCCTGCCAGGCCCCTCAggtacagagctgcagcagccctctgctctggagagagagggagactgtttccagccaataggagctgagagattggcttggaggatgggggcagcacaagcctcttccccctcccagagccacgagccacatggagggaacagcctgcagctctaagtggtctggggctgcagcaggcaggcagggatcCCAGCCTGTCTTGgcagtgctggccaggagacacttaagtAAACACCTCCCatccagagcttgcctctggcacccctgcccctcctgcatgccaactccctcccccagatcatcATCCAAACTTGTTTgcactcctctgccccagatcacaagtCCCTCCCAaggccagaaccctctcctgcagccaaacatcttcccagaccctacaccctaatcctctgacccaggtcacaagcctcaccttcatccaaactccctcagacctcacactgtctcctccatcccagtcccttaatctgtgcacccttctgtacccagcctccatcctagatcctgcacctccacagaaaAGGGCAGCCCTTGACCGCTTTCCAGAATCTTGGAATGACCCCACCAAAAGTTAGTACATACAACTtaaatctactacatatttgagagtttgtgtgtctgtgtgttcatCCATGTGTGAATCTGCACAGGAACTCtgcctaaacagtaagagctaggaccaccaaatttggtatgcagcttcctcttataaatTAAAGGAAGGCAAGGCTTTGGTTGTtgcaggacaatggaatgtgcctggaatgcaactGTTTCACATCAAACCAAGAGAGAGGGCTAATAGCAGAAACTTATACTCTAGAATGACTATAGGGGGGCAACAagctccccagccccagggagcaggtgCCAGTTGCCTCCTCCCTTGAGttccccacacctcccaaccccctaTTCTGACTCCTGTGCCCCACACCCTCCAACCCTGAGGACCTCACATTCCCCAAACCTGTGTTCTGAGTCCTGCACCCACCatactcccagccccctgccgtgagcaacaccaggtaagtcttttAGTGGTATAAAAAAGTGGAGGGGATTACCTGGCATAACCAATGATTAGACTACCGAAGACAGTTCCAATACCAGCACCAGAACCAGCCACTCCTACTGTGGCAGCGCCAGCACCAATAAATTTGGCAGCAGTGTCAATATCCCTGCTGATAGCACTAGTCTGGAACTCTCTAAGTGCTACTTGGGAGACAGCGCTCTGGACCCCATGAAGTGTTGAGCAGCCCTAAGAAACAAACATGCAAAACATTTAAATACAGAGACAAACTGAGATATTCCATAGCTATTTTGAAGTTCTGAGTTACTGTGCTATTCTTCTATTACAAACACATTAAACCAGAAATACTAAAGCATTAAGTAGAGTCTGTGATTAGAAGTTCAGACATATACATTACTTGCTGAATATAATGGATTGAAGcgttaaatgggaaaaaaatctattagaTGACTCTGTCATACAGTCAATATTTTAGTTAGGAAATTACATTTGAAAGCTAGGATGAGAACACTTGGGCTCACCAGATAGTTTAGGAAGCTACAGAGTTTAGTTTATAAGGTACCTCTCCAGTCCTGACCTCTGGCCTAGACAACACTGATGCAGAAATTGGTCTGTACAAGACTCTTGATCCTGCACGGATCTGTAAGAGAAGACAACGTTACATAATTGATCACAAACGTTTCTACATAACGGCACTGATTTAGTCTTTTTTGTAAGACCAAGGACTTAACTCGTCACAGCAGTGACCAGTGGCAATCTGCAGTAGGCATAAGTGaccagtcaactatctgataagcaaaagattatcagatagtcaactagtcactcaactagttgatggggggggggggggggggagagaagaggaggagggaagggaacaaacgggacaggagccagtgctgggaggagccagcttaaaagccagtttcccccagcactgactctgCAGGAGACAGGGGTTAGCGAGACTGGGTACGAGctgggaatcaactgattcccagtttgcacccactcccagatgctgtgcccctgctttttaaatgtattaagagcctgttggctggGACAGCTGACtcccggcttgtgctgggtctccccccgctgcgcaccagcctttacatttaaaaggctgaccCAGAACAAGCCAGGAGTCAGCTGTCCTAGCTCCTACTGGGTTTTAGCCTTTTAAAAGGTATTGAGACAATAGGCTCTTAatacctttaaaaggcagagccgcagcagggttgattaaactaaatttaacatccctagttcgcAGACATTGGTATACCTAATAATATCAATACGAAAACTTCCATATATGTCACTTGATCCCTAACTAAAAGCTCCCTTTTCTGGAATGGATTCTTTTAATTCCAGGTGCTCAGGTTAATGCTAATCCATTATTCTGAGCAATTATTAAGCAGTACTGTAATAACAAAGGCAAGTAACATTTTAAGTAGGATATATCTAATAGCAATACAAACAAAAGGAGAGATGGcacattttgaaattgaaatgaagacaggatactgaacatCTGTAACCTGATACTACTATTCAAGTTGCTAACCTTTATATCATTAAAACAAGTGCTTCTAACTAGCTCATTTGTGAATGTCACCACGTCATCACTAACCAGGGAAATTACACAGACGTTAGTCTTGTACCTACTCTAAAGTTTTagagctaaaaaaaaaatctcactgcaGTCCTTAGCTGTGAGGAGAAAccggaaagtttaaaaaaaaaaaatcaatctagtACGCTAAGAATGAATGAATCTTCTCCGGCGCGGCCTGCTGGTGTCCTTGGGCTCCCAGCACTATAAGGTCACGCTGACTCGAGCCCAGCCCATGCCCGCGGCATAACGGAGAGGTCGCGGGCTTGCGCGCGGCAGCCGAAGGGGCGGCGGGCGGAGAGACTCGCTCTTGCACCGCGGAAGCGGCAGGCTGGAGTTTGACCTAGAGCCAGGGGCTGAGCGGGCGCTAGGCCTCACGGGCAGCGCCGGGCCGGGGGGCCGCCTCTCTCCCCGCACGGCCCCGCTCCGTGCCCCACGCGGCAGGCCAGGGCCTTGACCAACAGCAGGAGCCGGGGCAGCCAGCCCCGCAGCCGCTCACTTGCTGCAACCGGGGAAGCCCTCGTCCCCGGGGTGGGGCCTGCCCGCGAGGGGGCgcctgctgccgccgccgcctccccgcTCGGACTCGAGCCCGGCTGGCGGGACGGGCGGGGGCGCAGCGGCGGCTGCCGGCGCAGCCTGTCCGCACTCACCAGGGCCGGGGAGGAGGCGAGCTTCACGCAGGCGAACATGGCAGAGGGCAGCGGGCTGGGCGGTGTCCCCGGGGCCTTCTGGACGCTGGAATCCGCCTCTCTGCAACGAGAGCAAGAGCGTTAGGGCCGGGGGCGCCGCGGGCTCCATGGGGCCGGGCCCCGGCTGCCCGCCCCCCACCGCCACTTACCGGCTGCAGCGGCAGAGGTCGAGCGGACTGAATGGGCGCGGGGCGCAGGCGCGGCGGGGCCGAGAAGTGCCCGGATGCTGGGTGGGCGACGCAAACGCTGCGCCTCAAGGTCACTTTGTAGCAACATTATTGGTCCCGCCGGAGGGGGCGGGACGGAgccgccccagccccgccctcccccggCCTAGCGCCCAGCTGGCGCGCTCAGTCTGCGAGTCCGCTCCCGGCCTGGTCTTGCTTTCTCCTCGCACGCGCCTTCctagcccagcgccaggcc belongs to Pelodiscus sinensis isolate JC-2024 chromosome 7, ASM4963464v1, whole genome shotgun sequence and includes:
- the ATP5MC3 gene encoding ATP synthase F(0) complex subunit C3, mitochondrial; translated protein: MFACVKLASSPALIRAGSRVLYRPISASVLSRPEVRTGEGCSTLHGVQSAVSQVALREFQTSAISRDIDTAAKFIGAGAATVGVAGSGAGIGTVFGSLIIGYARNPSLKQQLFSYAILGFALSEAMGLFCLMVAFLILFAM